In Candidatus Margulisiibacteriota bacterium, the following proteins share a genomic window:
- a CDS encoding TolC family protein, whose translation MRKTIGSSFVLVLVLVLAAQGLTLKESLDLANRNNPTVIAAQKKQAAAGAKLGQATGAFLPTIKLDANYSKSYTQPSLIQFTVPTSTGSVTQSFTSGTDSTVTSNSWTASLNQPLFVAALWPGLSLARKGVELADEELKKVQLESAFNVTQSYFGVLKAEKFVKLSQESKEMAQSHLNQVKAMFSAGVATRADLLRGEVQLANTDVSLTKAKNGLELAKDAFNNALGRDLEQTVALEDGSLSGAIAALPEYQDLFKLALANRPEWRQFQLNKKIVEETLRISQVEYYPTIFLVGQIGNRGMEYPGYNSSVNSWSVAGVGSWALFDGFGRENRIKENGANLEVQTANEDQFRSGLALEVRDIYLTIKSALEIINSAEKAVTSAAESYKVSASRYNSGVGTNIEVLDAQVALTQAKINHLQSLFDLEIAKAKLNKIVGREVVL comes from the coding sequence ATGAGAAAGACAATCGGATCTTCTTTCGTTCTTGTCCTGGTTCTTGTCCTGGCGGCGCAGGGCTTGACCCTGAAAGAGAGCCTCGACCTGGCGAACAGGAACAATCCAACGGTTATCGCCGCCCAAAAGAAACAAGCGGCGGCCGGCGCTAAGCTCGGCCAGGCGACCGGCGCTTTTTTGCCGACCATTAAATTAGACGCCAATTACAGTAAATCATATACCCAGCCGTCGCTTATCCAGTTCACCGTCCCAACCTCAACGGGTTCGGTAACGCAGTCGTTCACTTCCGGCACCGATTCGACCGTTACTTCGAACAGCTGGACCGCTTCGCTTAACCAGCCGCTTTTTGTCGCCGCTCTCTGGCCGGGTTTGAGTTTGGCCCGGAAAGGGGTTGAGTTGGCCGATGAGGAATTGAAAAAAGTCCAGCTGGAGTCGGCGTTCAACGTCACGCAATCCTATTTCGGTGTTTTGAAAGCCGAAAAGTTCGTAAAACTTTCGCAGGAGTCAAAAGAGATGGCGCAGTCCCATCTTAATCAGGTCAAGGCGATGTTTTCGGCCGGGGTCGCCACCCGGGCCGATCTGCTGCGGGGCGAGGTCCAACTCGCTAATACCGACGTCAGCCTGACTAAAGCAAAAAACGGCCTGGAACTGGCCAAAGACGCTTTCAACAACGCTCTTGGCCGCGATTTGGAGCAGACTGTCGCGCTGGAAGACGGGTCATTGTCGGGCGCGATCGCTGCGCTTCCTGAATACCAGGACCTTTTTAAGCTGGCGCTGGCTAACCGGCCGGAGTGGCGCCAGTTCCAGTTGAACAAAAAGATCGTGGAAGAAACTTTGCGGATCTCGCAAGTTGAATACTACCCGACCATTTTTCTGGTCGGCCAGATCGGTAACCGGGGGATGGAATACCCGGGTTATAATTCTTCGGTCAATTCCTGGTCGGTTGCCGGGGTCGGTTCCTGGGCCCTTTTTGACGGTTTCGGCCGGGAGAACCGGATCAAGGAAAACGGCGCCAATCTCGAGGTCCAGACCGCCAATGAAGATCAGTTCAGGAGCGGGCTCGCCCTGGAAGTCCGCGATATTTATTTGACCATTAAGAGCGCCCTGGAAATTATCAATTCGGCCGAAAAGGCGGTCACTTCCGCGGCGGAAAGCTACAAAGTTTCGGCCTCCCGCTATAATTCCGGGGTCGGGACGAATATCGAAGTTCTCGACGCTCAAGTTGCCCTGACCCAGGCGAAGATCAATCATCTTCAATCCTTATTCGACCTGGAGATCGCGAAAGCTAAACTAAATAAAATAGTCGGAAGAGAGGTTGTGCTATGA